A stretch of Physeter macrocephalus isolate SW-GA chromosome 6, ASM283717v5, whole genome shotgun sequence DNA encodes these proteins:
- the IKZF4 gene encoding zinc finger protein Eos isoform X7, whose translation MYSDEESSRLLGPDERLLEKDDSVIVEDSLSEPLGYCDGSGPEPHSPGGIRLPNGKLKCDVCGMVCIGPNVLMVHKRSHTGERPFHCNQCGASFTQKGNLLRHIKLHSGEKPFKCPFCNYACRRRDALTGHLRTHSVSSPTVGKPYKCNYCGRSYKQQSTLEEHKERCHNYLQSLSTEAQALAGQSGEPAGDEIRDLEMVPDSMLHSSSERPTFIDRLANSLTKRKRSTPQKFVGEKQMRFSLSDLPYDVNSGGYEKDVELVAHHGLEPGFGGSLAFVGAEHLRPLRLPPTNCISELTPVISSVYTQMQPLPGRLELPGSREAGEGPDDLADGGPLLYRARGPLTDPGASPSNGCQDSTDTESNHEDRVGAVVSLPQGPPPQPPPTIVVGRPSPAYAKEDPKPQEGLLRGTPGPSKEVLRVVGESGEPVKAFKCEHCRILFLDHVMFTIHMGCHGFRDPFECNICGYHSQDRYEFSSHIVRGEHKVG comes from the exons ATGTACAGCGATGAGGAGTCGAGCAGACTGCTCGGGCCGGATGAGCGGCTCCTGGAAAAGGACGACAGTGTGATCGTGGAAGACTCATTGTCGGAGCCCCTGGGCTACTGTGATGGAAGCGGGCCAGAGCCTCACTCCCCCGGTGGCATCCGGCTGCCCAATGGCAAGCTCAAATGTGACGTCTGTGGCATGGTCTGCATCGGACCCAACGTGCTCATGGTGCACAAGCGTAGCCACACGG GGGAAAGGCCCTTCCACTGCAACCAGTGCGGTGCCTCCTTCACCCAGAAGGGCAACCTGCTGCGCCACATCAAGCTGCACTCTGGGGAGAAGCCCTTCAAGTGTCCCTTCTGCAACTACGCCTGCCGCCGGCGTGATGCGCTCACTGGCCACCTCCGCACACACTCGG TCTCCTCTCCCACGGTGGGCAAGCCCTACAAGTGTAACTACTGCGGCCGGAGCTACAAACAGCAGAGCACCCTGGAGGAGCACAAGGAGCGGTGCCACAACTACCTACAGAGTCTCAGCACTGAAGCCCAAGCTCTGGCTGGCCAGTCAGGTGAGCCTGCAG GTGATGAGATACGGGACCTGGAGATGGTGCCAGACTCCATGCTGCACTCATCCTCTGAGAGGCCAACTTTCATTGACCGTCTGGCCAACAGCCTCACCAAACGCAAACGTTCCACTCCCCAGAAGTTTGTAG GCGAAAAGCAGATGCGCTTCAGCCTCTCGGACCTCCCCTATGATGTGAACTCGGGTGGCTATGAGAAGGATGTGGAGTTGGTGGCACACCACGGCCTGGAGCCTGGCTTTGGAGGTTCTCTGGCCTTTGTGGGGGCAGAACATCTGCGTCCCCTCCGCCTTCCACCTACCAACTGCATCTCAGAACTCACGCCCGTCATCAGCTCTGTCTACACTCAGATGCAGCCCCTCCCCGGTCGACTGGAGCTTCCAGGGTCCCGAGAAGCAGGTGAGGGACCCGACGATCTGGCTGATGGAGGTCCCCTCCTCTACCGGGCCCGAGGCCCCCTGACTGACCCCGGGGCGTCCCCCAGCAATGGCTGCCAGGACtccacagatacagagagcaacCACGAAGATCGGGTTGGGGCAGTGGTATCCCTCCCTCAgggtcccccaccccagcctcctcccaccaTTGTGGTGGGCCGGCCCAGTCCTGCCTACGCCAAAGAGGACCCCAAGCCACAGGAGGGGTTATTGCGGGGCACCCCAGGCCCCTCCAAGGAAGTGCTTCGGGTGGTAGGCGAGAGCGGTGAGCCGGTGAAGGCCTTCAAGTGTGAGCACTGCCGCATCCTCTTCCTGGACCATGTCATGTTCACTATCCACATGGGCTGCCATGGCTTCAGAGACCCTTTTGAGTGCAACATCTGTGGTTACCACAGCCAGGACCGGTACGAATTCTCTTCCCACATTGTCCGGGGGGAGCACAAGGTGGGCTAG
- the IKZF4 gene encoding zinc finger protein Eos isoform X1 — translation MHTPPALPRRFQGGGRVRTPGSHRQGKDNLERDPSGGCVPDFLPQAQDSNHFIMESLFCESSGDSSLEKEFLGAPVGPSVSSPNSQHSSPSRSLSANSIKVEMYSDEESSRLLGPDERLLEKDDSVIVEDSLSEPLGYCDGSGPEPHSPGGIRLPNGKLKCDVCGMVCIGPNVLMVHKRSHTGERPFHCNQCGASFTQKGNLLRHIKLHSGEKPFKCPFCNYACRRRDALTGHLRTHSVSSPTVGKPYKCNYCGRSYKQQSTLEEHKERCHNYLQSLSTEAQALAGQSGEPAGDEIRDLEMVPDSMLHSSSERPTFIDRLANSLTKRKRSTPQKFVGEKQMRFSLSDLPYDVNSGGYEKDVELVAHHGLEPGFGGSLAFVGAEHLRPLRLPPTNCISELTPVISSVYTQMQPLPGRLELPGSREAGEGPDDLADGGPLLYRARGPLTDPGASPSNGCQDSTDTESNHEDRVGAVVSLPQGPPPQPPPTIVVGRPSPAYAKEDPKPQEGLLRGTPGPSKEVLRVVGESGEPVKAFKCEHCRILFLDHVMFTIHMGCHGFRDPFECNICGYHSQDRYEFSSHIVRGEHKVG, via the exons ATGCACACACCACCCGCACTCCCTCGCCGTTTCCAAGGCGGCGGCCGCGTTCGCACCCCAGGGTCTCACCGGCAAGGGAAGGATAAT CTGGAGAGGGATCCCTCAGGAGGGTGTGTTCCGGATTTCTTGCCTCAGGCCCAAGACTCCAACCATTTTATAATGGAATCTTTATTTTGTGAAA GTAGCGGGGACTCATCTCTGGAGAAGGAATTCCTCGGGGCCCCAGTGGGGCCCTCAGTGAGCAGCCCCAACAGCCAGCACTCTTCTCCCAGCCGCTCACTCAGTG ccaACTCCATCAAGGTGGAGATGTACAGCGATGAGGAGTCGAGCAGACTGCTCGGGCCGGATGAGCGGCTCCTGGAAAAGGACGACAGTGTGATCGTGGAAGACTCATTGTCGGAGCCCCTGGGCTACTGTGATGGAAGCGGGCCAGAGCCTCACTCCCCCGGTGGCATCCGGCTGCCCAATGGCAAGCTCAAATGTGACGTCTGTGGCATGGTCTGCATCGGACCCAACGTGCTCATGGTGCACAAGCGTAGCCACACGG GGGAAAGGCCCTTCCACTGCAACCAGTGCGGTGCCTCCTTCACCCAGAAGGGCAACCTGCTGCGCCACATCAAGCTGCACTCTGGGGAGAAGCCCTTCAAGTGTCCCTTCTGCAACTACGCCTGCCGCCGGCGTGATGCGCTCACTGGCCACCTCCGCACACACTCGG TCTCCTCTCCCACGGTGGGCAAGCCCTACAAGTGTAACTACTGCGGCCGGAGCTACAAACAGCAGAGCACCCTGGAGGAGCACAAGGAGCGGTGCCACAACTACCTACAGAGTCTCAGCACTGAAGCCCAAGCTCTGGCTGGCCAGTCAGGTGAGCCTGCAG GTGATGAGATACGGGACCTGGAGATGGTGCCAGACTCCATGCTGCACTCATCCTCTGAGAGGCCAACTTTCATTGACCGTCTGGCCAACAGCCTCACCAAACGCAAACGTTCCACTCCCCAGAAGTTTGTAG GCGAAAAGCAGATGCGCTTCAGCCTCTCGGACCTCCCCTATGATGTGAACTCGGGTGGCTATGAGAAGGATGTGGAGTTGGTGGCACACCACGGCCTGGAGCCTGGCTTTGGAGGTTCTCTGGCCTTTGTGGGGGCAGAACATCTGCGTCCCCTCCGCCTTCCACCTACCAACTGCATCTCAGAACTCACGCCCGTCATCAGCTCTGTCTACACTCAGATGCAGCCCCTCCCCGGTCGACTGGAGCTTCCAGGGTCCCGAGAAGCAGGTGAGGGACCCGACGATCTGGCTGATGGAGGTCCCCTCCTCTACCGGGCCCGAGGCCCCCTGACTGACCCCGGGGCGTCCCCCAGCAATGGCTGCCAGGACtccacagatacagagagcaacCACGAAGATCGGGTTGGGGCAGTGGTATCCCTCCCTCAgggtcccccaccccagcctcctcccaccaTTGTGGTGGGCCGGCCCAGTCCTGCCTACGCCAAAGAGGACCCCAAGCCACAGGAGGGGTTATTGCGGGGCACCCCAGGCCCCTCCAAGGAAGTGCTTCGGGTGGTAGGCGAGAGCGGTGAGCCGGTGAAGGCCTTCAAGTGTGAGCACTGCCGCATCCTCTTCCTGGACCATGTCATGTTCACTATCCACATGGGCTGCCATGGCTTCAGAGACCCTTTTGAGTGCAACATCTGTGGTTACCACAGCCAGGACCGGTACGAATTCTCTTCCCACATTGTCCGGGGGGAGCACAAGGTGGGCTAG
- the IKZF4 gene encoding zinc finger protein Eos isoform X8, which yields MHTPPALPRRFQGGGRVRTPGSHRQGKDNLERDPSGGCVPDFLPQAQDSNHFIMESLFCESSGDSSLEKEFLGAPVGPSVSSPNSQHSSPSRSLSANSIKVEMYSDEESSRLLGPDERLLEKDDSVIVEDSLSEPLGYCDGSGPEPHSPGGIRLPNGKLKCDVCGMVCIGPNVLMVHKRSHTGERPFHCNQCGASFTQKGNLLRHIKLHSGEKPFKCPFCNYACRRRDALTGHLRTHSVSSPTVGKPYKCNYCGRSYKQQSTLEEHKERCHNYLQSLSTEAQALAGQSGEPAGDEIRDLEMVPDSMLHSSSERPTFIDRLANSLTKRKRSTPQKFVGEKQMRFSLSDLPYDVNSGGYEKDVELVAHHGLEPGFGGSLAFVGAEHLRPLRLPPTNCISELTPVISSVYTQMQPLPGRLELPGSREADFLCLAFLLGGRGTSLQHTVPTTKHFEGEQV from the exons ATGCACACACCACCCGCACTCCCTCGCCGTTTCCAAGGCGGCGGCCGCGTTCGCACCCCAGGGTCTCACCGGCAAGGGAAGGATAAT CTGGAGAGGGATCCCTCAGGAGGGTGTGTTCCGGATTTCTTGCCTCAGGCCCAAGACTCCAACCATTTTATAATGGAATCTTTATTTTGTGAAA GTAGCGGGGACTCATCTCTGGAGAAGGAATTCCTCGGGGCCCCAGTGGGGCCCTCAGTGAGCAGCCCCAACAGCCAGCACTCTTCTCCCAGCCGCTCACTCAGTG ccaACTCCATCAAGGTGGAGATGTACAGCGATGAGGAGTCGAGCAGACTGCTCGGGCCGGATGAGCGGCTCCTGGAAAAGGACGACAGTGTGATCGTGGAAGACTCATTGTCGGAGCCCCTGGGCTACTGTGATGGAAGCGGGCCAGAGCCTCACTCCCCCGGTGGCATCCGGCTGCCCAATGGCAAGCTCAAATGTGACGTCTGTGGCATGGTCTGCATCGGACCCAACGTGCTCATGGTGCACAAGCGTAGCCACACGG GGGAAAGGCCCTTCCACTGCAACCAGTGCGGTGCCTCCTTCACCCAGAAGGGCAACCTGCTGCGCCACATCAAGCTGCACTCTGGGGAGAAGCCCTTCAAGTGTCCCTTCTGCAACTACGCCTGCCGCCGGCGTGATGCGCTCACTGGCCACCTCCGCACACACTCGG TCTCCTCTCCCACGGTGGGCAAGCCCTACAAGTGTAACTACTGCGGCCGGAGCTACAAACAGCAGAGCACCCTGGAGGAGCACAAGGAGCGGTGCCACAACTACCTACAGAGTCTCAGCACTGAAGCCCAAGCTCTGGCTGGCCAGTCAGGTGAGCCTGCAG GTGATGAGATACGGGACCTGGAGATGGTGCCAGACTCCATGCTGCACTCATCCTCTGAGAGGCCAACTTTCATTGACCGTCTGGCCAACAGCCTCACCAAACGCAAACGTTCCACTCCCCAGAAGTTTGTAG GCGAAAAGCAGATGCGCTTCAGCCTCTCGGACCTCCCCTATGATGTGAACTCGGGTGGCTATGAGAAGGATGTGGAGTTGGTGGCACACCACGGCCTGGAGCCTGGCTTTGGAGGTTCTCTGGCCTTTGTGGGGGCAGAACATCTGCGTCCCCTCCGCCTTCCACCTACCAACTGCATCTCAGAACTCACGCCCGTCATCAGCTCTGTCTACACTCAGATGCAGCCCCTCCCCGGTCGACTGGAGCTTCCAGGGTCCCGAGAAGCAG ACTTCCTTTGCCTTGCTTTtctgctgggagggagggggacctCCTTGCAGCATACTGTACCAACTACTAAACATTTTGAAGGTGAACAAGTATAA
- the IKZF4 gene encoding zinc finger protein Eos isoform X5 → MMLFPSGLDEGSGDSSLEKEFLGAPVGPSVSSPNSQHSSPSRSLSANSIKVEMYSDEESSRLLGPDERLLEKDDSVIVEDSLSEPLGYCDGSGPEPHSPGGIRLPNGKLKCDVCGMVCIGPNVLMVHKRSHTGERPFHCNQCGASFTQKGNLLRHIKLHSGEKPFKCPFCNYACRRRDALTGHLRTHSVSSPTVGKPYKCNYCGRSYKQQSTLEEHKERCHNYLQSLSTEAQALAGQSGEPAGDEIRDLEMVPDSMLHSSSERPTFIDRLANSLTKRKRSTPQKFVGEKQMRFSLSDLPYDVNSGGYEKDVELVAHHGLEPGFGGSLAFVGAEHLRPLRLPPTNCISELTPVISSVYTQMQPLPGRLELPGSREAGEGPDDLADGGPLLYRARGPLTDPGASPSNGCQDSTDTESNHEDRVGAVVSLPQGPPPQPPPTIVVGRPSPAYAKEDPKPQEGLLRGTPGPSKEVLRVVGESGEPVKAFKCEHCRILFLDHVMFTIHMGCHGFRDPFECNICGYHSQDRYEFSSHIVRGEHKVG, encoded by the exons ATGATGCTCTTCCCCTCAGGCCTAGATGAAG GTAGCGGGGACTCATCTCTGGAGAAGGAATTCCTCGGGGCCCCAGTGGGGCCCTCAGTGAGCAGCCCCAACAGCCAGCACTCTTCTCCCAGCCGCTCACTCAGTG ccaACTCCATCAAGGTGGAGATGTACAGCGATGAGGAGTCGAGCAGACTGCTCGGGCCGGATGAGCGGCTCCTGGAAAAGGACGACAGTGTGATCGTGGAAGACTCATTGTCGGAGCCCCTGGGCTACTGTGATGGAAGCGGGCCAGAGCCTCACTCCCCCGGTGGCATCCGGCTGCCCAATGGCAAGCTCAAATGTGACGTCTGTGGCATGGTCTGCATCGGACCCAACGTGCTCATGGTGCACAAGCGTAGCCACACGG GGGAAAGGCCCTTCCACTGCAACCAGTGCGGTGCCTCCTTCACCCAGAAGGGCAACCTGCTGCGCCACATCAAGCTGCACTCTGGGGAGAAGCCCTTCAAGTGTCCCTTCTGCAACTACGCCTGCCGCCGGCGTGATGCGCTCACTGGCCACCTCCGCACACACTCGG TCTCCTCTCCCACGGTGGGCAAGCCCTACAAGTGTAACTACTGCGGCCGGAGCTACAAACAGCAGAGCACCCTGGAGGAGCACAAGGAGCGGTGCCACAACTACCTACAGAGTCTCAGCACTGAAGCCCAAGCTCTGGCTGGCCAGTCAGGTGAGCCTGCAG GTGATGAGATACGGGACCTGGAGATGGTGCCAGACTCCATGCTGCACTCATCCTCTGAGAGGCCAACTTTCATTGACCGTCTGGCCAACAGCCTCACCAAACGCAAACGTTCCACTCCCCAGAAGTTTGTAG GCGAAAAGCAGATGCGCTTCAGCCTCTCGGACCTCCCCTATGATGTGAACTCGGGTGGCTATGAGAAGGATGTGGAGTTGGTGGCACACCACGGCCTGGAGCCTGGCTTTGGAGGTTCTCTGGCCTTTGTGGGGGCAGAACATCTGCGTCCCCTCCGCCTTCCACCTACCAACTGCATCTCAGAACTCACGCCCGTCATCAGCTCTGTCTACACTCAGATGCAGCCCCTCCCCGGTCGACTGGAGCTTCCAGGGTCCCGAGAAGCAGGTGAGGGACCCGACGATCTGGCTGATGGAGGTCCCCTCCTCTACCGGGCCCGAGGCCCCCTGACTGACCCCGGGGCGTCCCCCAGCAATGGCTGCCAGGACtccacagatacagagagcaacCACGAAGATCGGGTTGGGGCAGTGGTATCCCTCCCTCAgggtcccccaccccagcctcctcccaccaTTGTGGTGGGCCGGCCCAGTCCTGCCTACGCCAAAGAGGACCCCAAGCCACAGGAGGGGTTATTGCGGGGCACCCCAGGCCCCTCCAAGGAAGTGCTTCGGGTGGTAGGCGAGAGCGGTGAGCCGGTGAAGGCCTTCAAGTGTGAGCACTGCCGCATCCTCTTCCTGGACCATGTCATGTTCACTATCCACATGGGCTGCCATGGCTTCAGAGACCCTTTTGAGTGCAACATCTGTGGTTACCACAGCCAGGACCGGTACGAATTCTCTTCCCACATTGTCCGGGGGGAGCACAAGGTGGGCTAG
- the IKZF4 gene encoding zinc finger protein Eos isoform X3 codes for MAAPICLLERDPSGGCVPDFLPQAQDSNHFIMESLFCESSGDSSLEKEFLGAPVGPSVSSPNSQHSSPSRSLSANSIKVEMYSDEESSRLLGPDERLLEKDDSVIVEDSLSEPLGYCDGSGPEPHSPGGIRLPNGKLKCDVCGMVCIGPNVLMVHKRSHTGERPFHCNQCGASFTQKGNLLRHIKLHSGEKPFKCPFCNYACRRRDALTGHLRTHSVSSPTVGKPYKCNYCGRSYKQQSTLEEHKERCHNYLQSLSTEAQALAGQSGEPAGDEIRDLEMVPDSMLHSSSERPTFIDRLANSLTKRKRSTPQKFVGEKQMRFSLSDLPYDVNSGGYEKDVELVAHHGLEPGFGGSLAFVGAEHLRPLRLPPTNCISELTPVISSVYTQMQPLPGRLELPGSREAGEGPDDLADGGPLLYRARGPLTDPGASPSNGCQDSTDTESNHEDRVGAVVSLPQGPPPQPPPTIVVGRPSPAYAKEDPKPQEGLLRGTPGPSKEVLRVVGESGEPVKAFKCEHCRILFLDHVMFTIHMGCHGFRDPFECNICGYHSQDRYEFSSHIVRGEHKVG; via the exons ATGGCCGCTCCTATATGTCTG CTGGAGAGGGATCCCTCAGGAGGGTGTGTTCCGGATTTCTTGCCTCAGGCCCAAGACTCCAACCATTTTATAATGGAATCTTTATTTTGTGAAA GTAGCGGGGACTCATCTCTGGAGAAGGAATTCCTCGGGGCCCCAGTGGGGCCCTCAGTGAGCAGCCCCAACAGCCAGCACTCTTCTCCCAGCCGCTCACTCAGTG ccaACTCCATCAAGGTGGAGATGTACAGCGATGAGGAGTCGAGCAGACTGCTCGGGCCGGATGAGCGGCTCCTGGAAAAGGACGACAGTGTGATCGTGGAAGACTCATTGTCGGAGCCCCTGGGCTACTGTGATGGAAGCGGGCCAGAGCCTCACTCCCCCGGTGGCATCCGGCTGCCCAATGGCAAGCTCAAATGTGACGTCTGTGGCATGGTCTGCATCGGACCCAACGTGCTCATGGTGCACAAGCGTAGCCACACGG GGGAAAGGCCCTTCCACTGCAACCAGTGCGGTGCCTCCTTCACCCAGAAGGGCAACCTGCTGCGCCACATCAAGCTGCACTCTGGGGAGAAGCCCTTCAAGTGTCCCTTCTGCAACTACGCCTGCCGCCGGCGTGATGCGCTCACTGGCCACCTCCGCACACACTCGG TCTCCTCTCCCACGGTGGGCAAGCCCTACAAGTGTAACTACTGCGGCCGGAGCTACAAACAGCAGAGCACCCTGGAGGAGCACAAGGAGCGGTGCCACAACTACCTACAGAGTCTCAGCACTGAAGCCCAAGCTCTGGCTGGCCAGTCAGGTGAGCCTGCAG GTGATGAGATACGGGACCTGGAGATGGTGCCAGACTCCATGCTGCACTCATCCTCTGAGAGGCCAACTTTCATTGACCGTCTGGCCAACAGCCTCACCAAACGCAAACGTTCCACTCCCCAGAAGTTTGTAG GCGAAAAGCAGATGCGCTTCAGCCTCTCGGACCTCCCCTATGATGTGAACTCGGGTGGCTATGAGAAGGATGTGGAGTTGGTGGCACACCACGGCCTGGAGCCTGGCTTTGGAGGTTCTCTGGCCTTTGTGGGGGCAGAACATCTGCGTCCCCTCCGCCTTCCACCTACCAACTGCATCTCAGAACTCACGCCCGTCATCAGCTCTGTCTACACTCAGATGCAGCCCCTCCCCGGTCGACTGGAGCTTCCAGGGTCCCGAGAAGCAGGTGAGGGACCCGACGATCTGGCTGATGGAGGTCCCCTCCTCTACCGGGCCCGAGGCCCCCTGACTGACCCCGGGGCGTCCCCCAGCAATGGCTGCCAGGACtccacagatacagagagcaacCACGAAGATCGGGTTGGGGCAGTGGTATCCCTCCCTCAgggtcccccaccccagcctcctcccaccaTTGTGGTGGGCCGGCCCAGTCCTGCCTACGCCAAAGAGGACCCCAAGCCACAGGAGGGGTTATTGCGGGGCACCCCAGGCCCCTCCAAGGAAGTGCTTCGGGTGGTAGGCGAGAGCGGTGAGCCGGTGAAGGCCTTCAAGTGTGAGCACTGCCGCATCCTCTTCCTGGACCATGTCATGTTCACTATCCACATGGGCTGCCATGGCTTCAGAGACCCTTTTGAGTGCAACATCTGTGGTTACCACAGCCAGGACCGGTACGAATTCTCTTCCCACATTGTCCGGGGGGAGCACAAGGTGGGCTAG
- the IKZF4 gene encoding zinc finger protein Eos isoform X4, producing MDIEDSNGRSYMSGSGDSSLEKEFLGAPVGPSVSSPNSQHSSPSRSLSANSIKVEMYSDEESSRLLGPDERLLEKDDSVIVEDSLSEPLGYCDGSGPEPHSPGGIRLPNGKLKCDVCGMVCIGPNVLMVHKRSHTGERPFHCNQCGASFTQKGNLLRHIKLHSGEKPFKCPFCNYACRRRDALTGHLRTHSVSSPTVGKPYKCNYCGRSYKQQSTLEEHKERCHNYLQSLSTEAQALAGQSGEPAGDEIRDLEMVPDSMLHSSSERPTFIDRLANSLTKRKRSTPQKFVGEKQMRFSLSDLPYDVNSGGYEKDVELVAHHGLEPGFGGSLAFVGAEHLRPLRLPPTNCISELTPVISSVYTQMQPLPGRLELPGSREAGEGPDDLADGGPLLYRARGPLTDPGASPSNGCQDSTDTESNHEDRVGAVVSLPQGPPPQPPPTIVVGRPSPAYAKEDPKPQEGLLRGTPGPSKEVLRVVGESGEPVKAFKCEHCRILFLDHVMFTIHMGCHGFRDPFECNICGYHSQDRYEFSSHIVRGEHKVG from the exons ATGGACATAGAAGACAGCAATGGCCGCTCCTATATGTCTG GTAGCGGGGACTCATCTCTGGAGAAGGAATTCCTCGGGGCCCCAGTGGGGCCCTCAGTGAGCAGCCCCAACAGCCAGCACTCTTCTCCCAGCCGCTCACTCAGTG ccaACTCCATCAAGGTGGAGATGTACAGCGATGAGGAGTCGAGCAGACTGCTCGGGCCGGATGAGCGGCTCCTGGAAAAGGACGACAGTGTGATCGTGGAAGACTCATTGTCGGAGCCCCTGGGCTACTGTGATGGAAGCGGGCCAGAGCCTCACTCCCCCGGTGGCATCCGGCTGCCCAATGGCAAGCTCAAATGTGACGTCTGTGGCATGGTCTGCATCGGACCCAACGTGCTCATGGTGCACAAGCGTAGCCACACGG GGGAAAGGCCCTTCCACTGCAACCAGTGCGGTGCCTCCTTCACCCAGAAGGGCAACCTGCTGCGCCACATCAAGCTGCACTCTGGGGAGAAGCCCTTCAAGTGTCCCTTCTGCAACTACGCCTGCCGCCGGCGTGATGCGCTCACTGGCCACCTCCGCACACACTCGG TCTCCTCTCCCACGGTGGGCAAGCCCTACAAGTGTAACTACTGCGGCCGGAGCTACAAACAGCAGAGCACCCTGGAGGAGCACAAGGAGCGGTGCCACAACTACCTACAGAGTCTCAGCACTGAAGCCCAAGCTCTGGCTGGCCAGTCAGGTGAGCCTGCAG GTGATGAGATACGGGACCTGGAGATGGTGCCAGACTCCATGCTGCACTCATCCTCTGAGAGGCCAACTTTCATTGACCGTCTGGCCAACAGCCTCACCAAACGCAAACGTTCCACTCCCCAGAAGTTTGTAG GCGAAAAGCAGATGCGCTTCAGCCTCTCGGACCTCCCCTATGATGTGAACTCGGGTGGCTATGAGAAGGATGTGGAGTTGGTGGCACACCACGGCCTGGAGCCTGGCTTTGGAGGTTCTCTGGCCTTTGTGGGGGCAGAACATCTGCGTCCCCTCCGCCTTCCACCTACCAACTGCATCTCAGAACTCACGCCCGTCATCAGCTCTGTCTACACTCAGATGCAGCCCCTCCCCGGTCGACTGGAGCTTCCAGGGTCCCGAGAAGCAGGTGAGGGACCCGACGATCTGGCTGATGGAGGTCCCCTCCTCTACCGGGCCCGAGGCCCCCTGACTGACCCCGGGGCGTCCCCCAGCAATGGCTGCCAGGACtccacagatacagagagcaacCACGAAGATCGGGTTGGGGCAGTGGTATCCCTCCCTCAgggtcccccaccccagcctcctcccaccaTTGTGGTGGGCCGGCCCAGTCCTGCCTACGCCAAAGAGGACCCCAAGCCACAGGAGGGGTTATTGCGGGGCACCCCAGGCCCCTCCAAGGAAGTGCTTCGGGTGGTAGGCGAGAGCGGTGAGCCGGTGAAGGCCTTCAAGTGTGAGCACTGCCGCATCCTCTTCCTGGACCATGTCATGTTCACTATCCACATGGGCTGCCATGGCTTCAGAGACCCTTTTGAGTGCAACATCTGTGGTTACCACAGCCAGGACCGGTACGAATTCTCTTCCCACATTGTCCGGGGGGAGCACAAGGTGGGCTAG